The Desulfobacterales bacterium genome segment CTGCCTTCGCAGGCATGACGGGATTTGGGACTTTTTACGAATGTGTCAACCTTAAGACCTGAATTTTTTCCGAACCCTTTTGTATTCAGAAAGAAAACAGATTCCCATTAATTTAGATGCAAGATTCAGGTTAGAGGTTTTCAATTGGAACTAAATGATTATCTTTTAAACCCAGGGCAAAACAATGGAGGTGACATATGAGAACATTAAAAATTGCAATGCTTATTCTGGCAGTAGCCCTTTTGGGCTATTACCCGGTTAAAAGCATGGATAATAAAATGGAGGGAAAGATGGACGAAAAATCCCGAAATACGAAGGAAGCGGTTTTTGCCGGCGGTTGTTTCTGGTGCACGGAATCGGATTTTGAAAAAGTCGACGGTGTCAGTGAGGTCATATCGGGGTACACCGGCGGGAACTTGACGAATCCGACCTATAATCAGGTTTCAGCAGGCGGTACCGGCCATATCGAAGCCGTAAAAGTCATTTACGATCCTGAAAAGATTAGTTATGAGAAGCTGCTGGAGATTTTCTGGCGGCATGTGGACCCCACGGACGCGGGCGGCCAGTTTGTGGATAGGGGCTCCCAATATCGAAGCGCCATATTTTATGCAACCGAAGAAGAGCGTCAACTGGCCGAGGCCTCCAAGAAAAAACTGGCGGCTGCAGGGCCCTTTAAAAAACCGATTGACACCGATATCCTCCGGCTCGGGCCGTTTTATAAGGCTGAAGCATATCACCAGGATTATTACAGAAACAACCCGATCCGCTACAACTGGTACCGCTCCGGTTCCGGACGAGACCAGTTCCTGAAAGAGGCCTGGGCGAATACGGATGAAGGTATGAAGACAAAAGCAATGGAGGCGAAGCCTACCAGCAGCATGAAGGATACGGGCAAGAGCGGTAAGGCAATGGAACCCATGGAAAAAGATATGGGCGGCGGTATGAAAAATGATATGAATACGGATATGAAAAAGAGCGGGATGACGCCCTCAAGTACTGGGCCCATGTATGTGATTCCAGATGAAAAGGAACTTCGCAAGCGCCTGACGCCCATGCAGTATAAGGTCACCCGCCAGGAGGGCACCGAGCCCCCCTTTAGAAACGAATACTGGGACAATCACAAAGAGGGCATTTACGTCGACATCATATCAGGGGAGCCGCTTTTCAGTTCCACTGACAAGTTCGAGTCCGGAACCGGGTGGCCGAGTTTTACCCGACCGCTGGAACCGGATAATATCGTTGAGAGAAGCGACAGCGCCTTTTTCATGGTTCGCACCGAAGTGCGCAGCAAGCACGCGGACTCGCATCTGGGCCACGTTTTCGACGACGGGCCTAAACCCACGGGGCTGCGTTACTGCATCAACTCGGCCGCACTGCGGTTTATCCCCAAGGCTGCTGGAGCTCGCCAAAGCCGTGACTGACGCCGAAGCCGCTTCCCTGATGCTCTATAATGCTGAACGGAACGTTTTGGAGTTCGCGTCTGTTAAAGACGAGGTCATCGGCGAATCAGGCGGGGACACGCTGAAGGCGGCGGTTGAACTCAAGATGGGAGAAGGGATTGCCGGATGGGTGGCTGTAAAGC includes the following:
- the msrB gene encoding peptide-methionine (R)-S-oxide reductase MsrB produces the protein MRTLKIAMLILAVALLGYYPVKSMDNKMEGKMDEKSRNTKEAVFAGGCFWCTESDFEKVDGVSEVISGYTGGNLTNPTYNQVSAGGTGHIEAVKVIYDPEKISYEKLLEIFWRHVDPTDAGGQFVDRGSQYRSAIFYATEEERQLAEASKKKLAAAGPFKKPIDTDILRLGPFYKAEAYHQDYYRNNPIRYNWYRSGSGRDQFLKEAWANTDEGMKTKAMEAKPTSSMKDTGKSGKAMEPMEKDMGGGMKNDMNTDMKKSGMTPSSTGPMYVIPDEKELRKRLTPMQYKVTRQEGTEPPFRNEYWDNHKEGIYVDIISGEPLFSSTDKFESGTGWPSFTRPLEPDNIVERSDSAFFMVRTEVRSKHADSHLGHVFDDGPKPTGLRYCINSAALRFIPKAAGARQSRD